A genomic window from Yarrowia lipolytica chromosome 1D, complete sequence includes:
- a CDS encoding uncharacterized protein (Compare to YALI0D11125g, gnl|GLV|YALI0D11125g [Yarrowia lipolytica] similar to uniprot|Q92374 Schizosaccharomyces pombe Replication factor-A protein 3 (Single-stranded DNA- binding protein P12 subunit)), which translates to MSFPTTPRINSGLLGDFYGKTVRIIGKVESQDGEIVNLDANGPVKVKSDGSDYVVGHFYEVVGKVEGSDQIVGLTATDFGENINPEQVKKLVGYCQKFPSVFGEA; encoded by the exons ATGAGTTTCCCCACAACCCCACGAATCAACAGCGGTCTTCTCGGCGACTTCTATGGAAAGACGGTGCGAATCATCGGCAAGGTCGAGTCTCAGGACGGCGAGATCGTCAACCTGGATGCCAACGGGCCCGTCAAGGTCAAGTCTGACGGCTCCGATTACGTGGTTGGCCACTTCTACGAGGTTGTTGGCAAGGTGGAGGGAAGCGATCAGATTGTTGGTCTGACCGCCACCGATTTCGGAGAGAACATCA ACCCCGAGCAGGTGAAAAAGCTGGTTGGATACTGCCAGAAGTTTCCCTCTGTTTTCGGTGAGGCATAG
- a CDS encoding uncharacterized protein (Compare to YALI0D11132g, similar to Saccharomyces cerevisiae DOA1 (YKL213C); ancestral locus Anc_1.534, similar to uniprot|P36037 Saccharomyces cerevisiae YKL213c DOA1 involved in ubiquitin-dependent proteolysis P29.1.f3.1) — translation MAPTYKISKTLIGHEQDVKGVCFVDSEVVSCSRDTSVRKWHSDRSSDAIYNGGGFMNAIAAAPNGRLIAAGGQDKMIALIGDDTARFLVGHEGNVCALDLADDLVISGSWDKTAKVWNDGHVLYNLEGHAQAVWAVKIVSAKENVFMTASADKTIKLWHHAQCVATLPAHTDAVRGLAILGDGKFVSVSNDTTVKLWQLSSDNKSAKEIKTLDGHTSFVYSVAAISPTEFITTGEDRTARIWNATTGETTQVITLPCVSVWSGATASNGDIAVGGSDAKVRVFSRDSSRFADVVEIEDFEASVANSAIGKDQVGEINKDKLPGPERLSQPGTKEGEVIMVKGNGIVEAHQWSAASSSWTKIGEVVDAPGAERKKVAEDGKEYDYIFDVDVEEGQPALKLPYNSNENVYAAAQRFIDRYELPQGYLEEIVQFIIKNTGGVNIGGDSGPAPDPYGGRYVPGGEVSGPTPSVSASAAAAAPSIEPAPFPLTTPLFINTYNAAALSKGLDKFNSSEAAPLADDELSALKLALSKNELGSSLLSVVLKIVSSWSEPLLGLDILRLMAEKLGAPKPEIVTAVEGAVASPKLAHKLMGVRFVVNSVAAKNTFPDVESVIDTVKGTLADYKSEKLFGQYETAVATLLLDLAVNAYDGGNVEAAFGLLQSISEVWEKVTGNEAVFRLAVAAGTLFSLKSEEVASCYDLFNYASLVARPYDELRLKKVMVNLTK, via the coding sequence ATGGCACCGACTTACAAGATTTCGAAGACGTTGATTGGACACGAGCAGGACGTCAAGGGCGTCTGTTTCGTTGACTCAGAAGTCGTCTCCTGTTCTCGAGACACTAGCGTGCGAAAGTGGCACTCTGACAGATCGTCAGATGCGATATACAACGGTGGCGGGTTCATGAATGCGATTGCTGCGGCCCCCAACGGCCGTCTCATTGCTGCAGGAGGCCAGGACAAGATGATTGCGCTCATTGGCGACGACACAGCTCGATTTCTGGTTGGTCACGAGGGAAATGTCTGCGCTCTAGACCTTGCTGACGATCTGGTCATTTCCGGCTCCTGGGACAAGACCGCCAAGGTCTGGAACGACGGCCATGTGCTGTACAACCTCGAGGGCCACGCTCAGGCTGTTTGGGCCGTCAAAATCGTCTCTGCCAAGGAAAATGTGTTCATGACGGCCTCTGCtgacaagaccatcaagctGTGGCACCACGCCCAGTGTGTCGCCACCCTGCCTGCTCACACCGACGCTGTTCGAGGCCTTGCTATTTTGGGCGACGGCAagtttgtgtctgtcagTAACGACACCACAGTCAAATTATGGCAACTGTCATCTGATAACAAGTCAGCAAAGGAGATCAAGACGCTCGACGGTCACACATCGTTTGTCTACTCCGTCGCAGCAATTAGCCCCACAGAGTTCATCACTACAGGCGAGGATCGAACCGCTCGAATCTGGAACGCCACTACAGGAGAGACTACCCAGGTCATCACTCTTCcttgtgtttctgtgtGGTCTGGCGCCACAGCCTCCAATGGCGACATTGCCGTCGGAGGCTCCGATGCCAAGGTGCGCGTcttctcacgtgactcgtcACGATTCGCAGATGTTGTTGAAATCGAGGACTTTGAAGCCTCTGTGGCAAACTCGGCTATCGGCAAGGACCAGGTCGGAGAGATaaacaaggacaagctgCCTGGACCCGAGCGTCTGTCTCAGCCTGGCACAAAGGAGGGAGAGGTTATTATGGTCAAGGGCAACGGAATTGTGGAAGCTCATCAGTggtctgctgcttcttccagcTGGACCAAGATTGGAGAAGTAGTTGATGCACCCGGCGCAGAGCGAAAGAAGGTGGCTGAGGACGGAAAGGAGTACGACTACATTTTTGACGTTGACGTAGAGGAGGGACAGCCAGCACTCAAGCTCCCCTACAACTCCAATGAGAATGTCTATGCAGCTGCCCAGCGGTTCATTGACCGGTACGAGCTTCCCCAAGGTTacttggaggagattgtgcAATtcatcatcaagaacaCCGGTGGCGTCAACATTGGAGGCGATTCTGGCCCTGCGCCTGATCCCTACGGGGGTCGATACGTTcctggtggagaagtgaGCGGCCCTACGccttctgtttctgcttctgcagcagcagctgcccCCTCTATCGAACCCGCTCCTTTCCCACTAACAACTCCTCTTTTCATCAACACATACAACGCTGCGGCTCTCAGCAAGGGTCTGGACAAGTTTAACTCGTCCGAAGCCGCCCCTTTGGCTGATGACGAGCTTTCTGCACTCAAACTTGCGCTTTCCAAGAACGAACTGGGCTCCTCCCTGCTTTCAGTGGTGCTCAAGATTGTTTCTAGCTGGTCTGAGCCTCTTTTGGGACTGGATATTCTGCGCCTCATGGCTGAGAAGCTGGGCGCTCCAAAGCCTGAGATTGTCACAGCCGTTGAGGGCGCTGTTGCATCACCCAAGCTGGCCCACAAACTCATGGGGGTTCGGTTTGTGGTCAACAGCGTGGCTGCCAAAAATACATTCCCCGACGTTGAGTCGGTCATTGATACCGTTAAAGGGACTCTGGCTGACTACAAGTCGGAAAAGCTGTTTGGCCAATATGAGACTGCTGTTGCCacactgctgctggatctcgCTGTGAACGCATACGACGGTGGCAACGTGGAGGCTGCCTTTGGTCTTCTGCAGAGCATCAGTGAGGTGTGGGAGAAGGTGACTGGCAACGAGGCCGTCTTCCGACTGGCCGTGGCTGCGGGCACGCTGTTTTCTCTCAAGAGCGAGGAGGTTGCCAGCTGTTATGATCTGTTCAACTATGCTTCTCTGGTGGCTCGTCCCTATGATGAGCTTCGGCTCAAGAAGGTCATGGTTAATCTCACCAAGTAA